The Candidatus Kapaibacterium sp. genome has a segment encoding these proteins:
- a CDS encoding RNA methyltransferase, with translation MLMQTLHLSERLRKHLLRLHDREERDLHAEFLAEGVRVCQELLRSRIYRALLVVLREDASAEARRLAQAFAQQGVLVYTTSERRFRSLAQTETPQDILAVVSYPIEQPAWEDRVLVSDGVSDPGNWGTIVRTAVWFGWRTLVVLPGGVDAYHPKVVRASAGALFHAFLHRVQRTEEGLQELERRGYTLIGAEPAAGIPLERVRLPRRVALAVGNEAHGLSEAVRRRCHVLFRIPGAGTLESLNVGIATAIALYHFWQQHHADAALHTRSGRRSR, from the coding sequence ATGCTGATGCAGACGCTGCATCTCAGCGAGCGGCTCCGTAAACATCTCCTTCGACTCCACGACCGGGAGGAGCGAGACCTGCATGCAGAGTTCTTGGCCGAGGGAGTGAGGGTGTGCCAAGAGCTCCTACGCAGCCGGATTTACCGGGCGCTGCTGGTAGTCCTCCGAGAAGACGCGAGTGCAGAGGCACGGCGGCTCGCTCAGGCCTTTGCGCAGCAGGGGGTCCTCGTCTACACGACCTCGGAGCGGCGTTTTCGGTCGCTGGCCCAGACGGAAACCCCGCAGGATATTCTGGCAGTGGTCAGCTACCCTATAGAGCAACCAGCCTGGGAAGACCGGGTGCTCGTGTCCGATGGAGTGAGCGATCCAGGCAATTGGGGAACAATCGTGCGCACAGCGGTCTGGTTTGGATGGCGGACACTCGTGGTATTGCCTGGAGGGGTGGACGCATACCACCCGAAGGTAGTCCGTGCCAGCGCTGGAGCGCTCTTCCACGCGTTTCTCCATCGGGTTCAGCGGACTGAGGAGGGGTTGCAGGAGCTGGAGCGGCGGGGCTACACCTTGATTGGAGCCGAGCCGGCGGCTGGGATTCCGTTAGAGCGGGTTAGGCTCCCACGGCGGGTGGCTTTAGCTGTTGGGAACGAAGCTCACGGGCTCTCCGAGGCTGTGCGACGCCGGTGTCACGTGCTCTTCCGCATCCCTGGAGCAGGGACACTGGAGTCCCTCAACGTTGGTATCGCGACAGCCATTGCACTGTACCACTTCTGGCAGCAACACCATGCCGATGCGGCTCTTCACACCCGGTCCGGTCGCCGTTCCCGATGA
- a CDS encoding response regulator transcription factor, whose translation MHILLIEDERKLAAFLKHVLEEESYSVDVAYDGETGVEMAQQRVYDAIILDIMLPKLDGFAVLSRLRTQGDTTPVIVLTARGTPEERVMGLDLGADDYLPKPFHLEELLARLRSVLRRSSPEKATRLQCGDLILDTRARVAYRGGKEIPLTPREYALLEYLMRHKNQTLSRSLILYHVWSDIGVDSNIVDVYIKRLREKLDVPNAPSLIQTVRGAGYRLREPESAPSTQDTEPKERPPQ comes from the coding sequence ATGCACATCCTCCTCATAGAGGACGAGCGGAAGCTCGCGGCGTTCCTCAAACACGTTCTGGAGGAAGAGTCCTACAGCGTCGACGTCGCCTACGATGGGGAGACCGGCGTGGAAATGGCACAGCAGCGAGTCTACGATGCTATCATCCTGGACATCATGCTCCCCAAGCTGGATGGCTTTGCTGTGCTGAGCCGACTGCGGACACAAGGAGATACCACCCCTGTGATTGTCCTCACCGCCCGCGGGACCCCAGAAGAGCGCGTCATGGGACTCGACTTAGGAGCTGATGACTACTTGCCGAAACCGTTCCATCTTGAGGAGCTACTTGCCCGCTTACGTTCGGTTCTGCGCCGCTCCTCGCCTGAGAAGGCTACACGACTCCAGTGCGGGGACTTAATCTTGGACACCCGAGCACGCGTGGCTTACCGAGGAGGAAAGGAAATCCCGCTCACGCCACGGGAGTACGCCCTCTTGGAGTACCTCATGCGCCACAAGAACCAGACGCTGAGCCGTAGCCTCATCCTCTACCACGTCTGGTCCGACATCGGTGTGGACTCCAACATTGTCGACGTCTACATCAAGCGCCTGCGAGAGAAGTTGGATGTGCCAAATGCTCCTTCCCTCATCCAAACTGTCCGAGGAGCCGGCTATCGGCTCCGCGAGCCTGAAAGCGCCCCGTCTACTCAGGATACCGAGCCAAAGGAGCGACCACCTCAGTAA
- the plsY gene encoding glycerol-3-phosphate 1-O-acyltransferase PlsY, translated as MESIAGIGASIGLAYALGGFPTGLVLGRWLFGIDVREHGSGNIGSTNVLRTLGWQWGLVVQAVDVLKGVLAVTLLPALLAPNPAFGLERLHVQVLTGIAAVAGHCWSPWAGFRGGKGVNTAAGVLGVLAPVELAVGLGAFIVFLAASGYVSAGSLAAAVAVPIAVAARLGWEPAVSSPLFWGAVAIAGIVILRHRPNIERILKGSEYRFDAVWLLGRWQQRQRSK; from the coding sequence ATGGAAAGCATCGCGGGGATAGGAGCGAGTATCGGACTTGCCTATGCCCTCGGAGGATTCCCAACGGGCCTGGTACTCGGACGCTGGCTGTTCGGCATAGACGTCCGGGAGCACGGCAGTGGCAACATCGGCAGCACCAATGTTCTGCGGACCTTGGGATGGCAGTGGGGGCTGGTCGTCCAGGCCGTGGATGTCCTCAAAGGAGTCTTAGCTGTGACATTGCTGCCGGCTCTGCTCGCTCCCAACCCAGCGTTCGGCTTGGAGCGACTCCACGTCCAGGTCCTGACGGGAATAGCAGCTGTTGCCGGACACTGCTGGTCCCCATGGGCTGGGTTCCGAGGGGGCAAGGGCGTCAATACCGCCGCTGGTGTGCTTGGAGTGCTGGCACCTGTTGAGCTCGCCGTAGGCCTCGGTGCCTTCATAGTCTTTTTGGCAGCCTCGGGATATGTCTCGGCAGGTTCTCTTGCTGCTGCGGTTGCTGTACCGATAGCAGTAGCAGCCCGCTTAGGTTGGGAACCCGCGGTAAGCTCCCCGCTCTTCTGGGGAGCGGTGGCGATTGCGGGAATCGTGATCCTACGGCACCGACCCAACATTGAGCGGATTCTGAAGGGGTCGGAGTACCGATTTGACGCCGTTTGGCTCTTAGGCCGCTGGCAGCAGCGGCAGAGGTCGAAATGA
- a CDS encoding NAD(P)-dependent glycerol-3-phosphate dehydrogenase, producing the protein MRIVVLGAGSWGTVLGSYLAQRGYAVTLWARSAEVAQSIAQEHRNPRFLPGIRLPDTLSATTDPWVTLTADLVVLAIPTQYIRATLQQYGFPISAPVVNVAKGIEQGTLLRISELLQEVAGIPAERYAVLSGPSHAEEVVHNLPTAVVVASQNRQLAQWVQQIFTSPRLRVYTSHDVVGVELGGALKNIIAVAAGIVDGLELGDNAKAALLTRGLAEIQRLGTALGAEPRTFAGLSGIGDLVATCNSRHSRNRAVGQRLALGEPLQQILASTPMVAEGIPTTLAAYQLSLRTGVEMPITAQMYAVLFQGKPPRQAVEDLLTREVKAEYWWN; encoded by the coding sequence ATGAGGATCGTAGTCCTTGGAGCAGGAAGCTGGGGCACGGTCCTGGGGAGCTACTTAGCCCAGAGAGGGTACGCTGTCACACTGTGGGCCCGCTCTGCAGAGGTTGCCCAGTCCATCGCACAAGAGCACCGCAACCCTCGCTTCTTACCGGGCATCCGCTTGCCCGATACGCTCTCGGCAACGACAGATCCATGGGTGACACTGACAGCAGACCTGGTGGTCTTGGCAATTCCCACCCAGTACATTCGCGCGACACTACAACAGTATGGCTTCCCCATAAGTGCCCCTGTCGTCAATGTAGCGAAGGGGATTGAGCAAGGCACATTGCTGCGGATCTCAGAACTCCTACAGGAAGTAGCCGGTATCCCCGCAGAGCGATATGCTGTCCTTAGCGGACCGAGCCATGCCGAAGAAGTCGTCCATAACCTCCCGACAGCAGTCGTCGTTGCCTCACAGAATCGACAACTGGCGCAGTGGGTGCAGCAGATCTTCACGAGTCCCAGGCTGCGGGTGTATACTTCCCATGACGTCGTCGGAGTAGAGCTCGGAGGCGCGCTCAAGAACATCATCGCTGTTGCTGCGGGTATCGTTGATGGACTGGAATTGGGAGACAACGCTAAAGCTGCACTCTTGACCCGAGGTCTGGCGGAGATTCAGCGCCTCGGAACGGCCCTTGGAGCAGAGCCGCGGACCTTTGCGGGGCTCTCGGGCATAGGAGACTTGGTAGCGACGTGCAATAGTCGCCACAGCCGTAACCGAGCGGTGGGTCAACGGTTGGCCCTTGGAGAACCCTTGCAGCAGATCTTGGCTTCAACTCCGATGGTTGCTGAGGGCATCCCCACCACGCTTGCTGCTTACCAACTCAGCCTTCGTACTGGAGTGGAGATGCCAATTACTGCCCAGATGTATGCCGTCCTCTTCCAGGGCAAACCTCCTCGTCAAGCAGTAGAAGATTTGCTAACCCGAGAGGTGAAAGCGGAGTACTGGTGGAACTAG
- a CDS encoding HDOD domain-containing protein, with product MLCRACAYLPDQIFAVVFPHGIGEPAMIQAALPQYQELERLLRNSQEEHAAKHPPLGTTHEEVGDLIASRWHFSNNTRTTIRYYPAPKQAPRSQLQASAVRIADLLRKLWKAGVGGQVQRLLQVEAMWRILASHAPTPFRADTAAFTVKQHLYDTAAMLKNLVVLE from the coding sequence ATGCTATGCCGAGCCTGCGCCTATTTGCCAGACCAGATCTTCGCCGTCGTATTCCCCCACGGTATCGGTGAACCGGCCATGATCCAGGCAGCTCTACCGCAGTATCAAGAGCTAGAACGCCTCCTCCGAAATAGCCAAGAGGAGCACGCTGCCAAACATCCACCCTTGGGAACCACCCACGAGGAGGTGGGAGACCTGATCGCTTCTCGATGGCATTTCTCTAACAACACCCGCACGACTATTCGCTACTATCCCGCTCCTAAGCAGGCACCTCGCAGCCAGCTACAAGCGAGCGCTGTGCGGATCGCTGACCTCCTGCGCAAGCTCTGGAAAGCCGGGGTCGGTGGACAGGTTCAGCGTTTGCTCCAGGTAGAAGCAATGTGGAGGATTCTCGCTAGCCATGCTCCCACGCCCTTTAGGGCAGACACTGCAGCCTTCACCGTAAAGCAGCACCTCTACGATACTGCGGCAATGCTGAAGAACCTCGTGGTTCTCGAGTGA
- a CDS encoding prolipoprotein diacylglyceryl transferase, with translation MLPILFKLGPITVYSFGAMVAIAFLTAYWLSAAEFRRRGISKPKDVASSLLLIAFIGGLAGAKLFHLLEHPQEFLVDPIGAIFSPAGLTFHGGFLVAALGFVIYIRRRRLPLWRIADAIAPALILAYGIGRIGCHLAGDGDYGIPTDVPWAVTYPNGTVPTLARLNPELRRKYEELFPGRPVPEDIPVHPTPIYEFLASVGIFAVLWLLRTSRRHAEGWLFGLYLVLAGVERFLVEFIRLNPTYWGLTQAQWMSLLAIAVGAILLVRRWTSTSAR, from the coding sequence ATGTTGCCCATCCTCTTCAAGCTTGGCCCGATTACCGTTTACAGCTTCGGCGCTATGGTCGCCATCGCATTCCTGACGGCATACTGGCTCTCTGCCGCTGAATTCCGGCGCCGTGGGATATCGAAGCCGAAAGATGTAGCATCCTCGCTCCTCCTCATCGCCTTCATAGGGGGATTGGCCGGAGCAAAGCTGTTTCACTTGCTTGAGCACCCACAGGAATTCCTGGTCGATCCTATCGGCGCTATCTTCAGTCCCGCAGGGCTGACGTTCCACGGAGGCTTCCTCGTCGCGGCCCTCGGTTTCGTTATCTACATACGGCGACGACGCTTACCTCTGTGGCGGATCGCCGATGCCATTGCTCCAGCTCTTATCCTGGCTTACGGCATTGGACGCATCGGGTGCCATTTAGCTGGCGATGGCGACTACGGCATCCCGACCGACGTTCCTTGGGCCGTGACATACCCTAACGGAACGGTCCCCACGCTAGCACGCCTTAATCCCGAACTGCGGCGCAAGTACGAAGAACTCTTCCCTGGCCGCCCTGTCCCCGAGGATATCCCTGTCCACCCCACGCCGATTTACGAGTTCCTGGCCTCCGTGGGTATCTTCGCCGTGCTATGGCTACTGCGGACCTCTCGGCGCCATGCTGAAGGCTGGCTTTTCGGGCTTTACCTCGTGTTGGCCGGTGTGGAGCGGTTCCTCGTGGAGTTCATCCGCCTCAATCCCACGTACTGGGGGCTGACGCAGGCTCAGTGGATGTCCCTGCTAGCTATCGCTGTGGGGGCTATTCTCCTCGTTCGACGCTGGACTAGTACTTCCGCTCGGTAG
- the sdhA gene encoding succinate dehydrogenase flavoprotein subunit — protein MQVHTVDVVIVGSGGAGLRAAVEIKPPFTCAVLSKVHPLRSHTGAAQGGVSAALANEEEDSWEWHAYDTIKGSDFLGDQDAIELMCQDAIRAIIELEHMGMPFSRRPDGKIAQRRFGGHTKPENPSDPNSKRVPVRRACHSADRTGHAMLHTLYENALKNGVRFFSEFFVTDVIVHNGSCRGVVALDIRSGELHVFHARAVLFATGGYGRVYQVTSNAHAGTGDGMAIVYRRGIPLEDMEFVQFHPTGLWRLGVLISEAARGEGGILRNKYGEPFMERYAPTVKDLAPRDLISRAIITEIREGRGIEARDGTFYIGLDLTHLPERVLREKLPEITGFAQMYLGVNPKKEWIPIQPTAHYAMGGIPTDVDGRVVIDDRNTVLRGMWAAGEVACVSVHGANRLGTNSLLDLVVFGRRAGKSIMEYLQAGAPWEELPADVLEFSRQRIERLRSSSNGHERVASLRKLLQKSMMEHVGVFRTEQGLQQMTSILADLRERYQRLRLDDRGSTFNTELVEALELENLLDVAEAITYSALNRRESRGAHAREDYPQRDDQNWLKHTLIVRDGEGTTPRIFYKPVRITQYQPTERKY, from the coding sequence ATGCAGGTACACACAGTGGATGTAGTCATCGTCGGCTCAGGAGGAGCAGGACTCCGGGCAGCAGTTGAGATCAAGCCACCGTTTACTTGCGCAGTCCTCAGCAAGGTCCATCCGTTACGTTCCCACACTGGAGCAGCTCAAGGCGGAGTGAGCGCAGCCCTAGCGAACGAGGAAGAGGACTCCTGGGAGTGGCACGCGTACGACACCATCAAAGGCTCTGACTTCCTGGGGGACCAGGACGCCATAGAGTTAATGTGCCAGGATGCTATCCGGGCCATCATAGAACTGGAGCACATGGGAATGCCCTTCTCCCGGCGACCAGACGGTAAGATTGCCCAGCGACGGTTCGGTGGGCACACGAAGCCGGAGAACCCTTCTGATCCGAACTCCAAGCGGGTTCCCGTGCGCCGGGCGTGTCACTCGGCAGACCGCACTGGGCATGCGATGCTCCACACTCTCTACGAGAATGCCCTCAAGAACGGCGTCCGCTTCTTCTCTGAATTCTTCGTCACGGACGTCATCGTCCACAACGGCTCCTGTCGCGGAGTTGTGGCGCTCGACATTCGGTCTGGTGAGCTCCATGTATTCCACGCCAGAGCCGTGCTCTTCGCTACTGGTGGCTACGGTCGAGTGTACCAAGTGACCTCTAATGCTCACGCAGGTACTGGCGATGGGATGGCGATAGTGTATCGTCGAGGCATTCCACTGGAGGACATGGAGTTTGTGCAGTTCCATCCGACGGGCCTCTGGAGGCTTGGGGTGCTCATCTCGGAGGCCGCTCGTGGTGAGGGAGGAATCCTCCGCAACAAGTACGGCGAACCGTTCATGGAGCGGTATGCCCCGACGGTCAAAGACCTGGCCCCCCGGGACTTGATCAGTCGGGCAATCATTACGGAGATTCGAGAAGGGCGAGGCATCGAGGCCCGTGATGGGACCTTCTACATCGGGTTGGATTTGACACACCTACCAGAGCGAGTGTTGCGGGAGAAGTTGCCTGAGATCACTGGCTTTGCTCAAATGTACCTTGGGGTGAACCCCAAGAAGGAATGGATCCCAATTCAGCCAACCGCACATTACGCGATGGGAGGCATTCCGACTGACGTTGACGGGCGGGTGGTCATTGATGATCGGAACACTGTGCTGCGTGGGATGTGGGCGGCGGGCGAAGTTGCCTGTGTATCCGTCCACGGCGCTAATCGGCTGGGTACGAACTCCCTGCTCGATCTGGTCGTCTTCGGACGCCGGGCGGGCAAGAGCATCATGGAGTACCTGCAAGCGGGGGCGCCGTGGGAAGAACTTCCGGCCGATGTGCTGGAGTTCTCCCGGCAGCGGATAGAGCGTCTTCGCTCAAGCTCCAACGGTCACGAGCGCGTCGCGTCCCTGCGGAAGCTTCTGCAGAAGTCGATGATGGAGCACGTTGGTGTCTTCCGCACGGAGCAGGGATTGCAGCAGATGACCAGTATCCTGGCCGATCTGCGTGAACGCTACCAACGGTTGCGGCTTGACGATAGAGGTTCGACCTTCAACACTGAGCTTGTAGAGGCACTGGAGCTTGAGAACCTCCTGGATGTCGCGGAGGCCATCACCTACAGTGCTCTCAACCGTAGGGAGAGCCGTGGAGCCCATGCCCGCGAGGACTATCCTCAGCGGGATGATCAGAACTGGCTCAAGCACACGCTGATTGTCCGCGACGGAGAAGGGACTACCCCCCGGATCTTCTACAAGCCTGTCCGCATCACGCAGTACCAGCCTACCGAGCGGAAGTACTAG
- the sdhC gene encoding succinate dehydrogenase, cytochrome b556 subunit, translating into MAYEQWRSPVATWWDNLRRYRWHLGSVAWILHRITGLALLGYLFVHIWTLRALVEGEAAFQAKMEPFTTPFFKFAEWLLFAFVLFHALNGIRIVLVDFSAQGAYRHKFLLRLVYGLGVAMMLFMAVLIFFDPFAV; encoded by the coding sequence ATGGCGTACGAGCAGTGGCGGTCACCGGTGGCAACCTGGTGGGACAACCTCCGCCGGTACCGATGGCACCTCGGTTCCGTGGCGTGGATCCTGCATCGCATTACAGGTCTCGCGCTCCTAGGGTATCTCTTCGTGCATATCTGGACACTTCGGGCTCTCGTCGAGGGAGAAGCAGCCTTCCAGGCGAAGATGGAGCCGTTCACGACGCCGTTCTTCAAGTTTGCAGAGTGGTTGCTCTTTGCTTTCGTGCTCTTCCATGCGCTCAACGGGATCCGGATCGTGTTGGTGGATTTCTCTGCACAAGGGGCGTATCGTCACAAGTTCTTACTGCGGCTGGTCTACGGCCTTGGGGTAGCGATGATGCTCTTCATGGCCGTGCTCATCTTCTTCGATCCATTCGCAGTCTAA
- a CDS encoding TonB-dependent receptor, translating into MRLSTVGPIVAVSLAATAADTTYVFPPTTVTALRTTQLPLVAPYAQTYRTAEDWDSRRSYGVEEALRRIPGLFVQDRAGTGDLRIVVRGFGARGAGDRSNNGTTRGVRILLDGVPLTEPDGRTALDLLEPTVIAEVDILRSNSTLLWGNASGGVIAFRTIPLLTAPPLTLSASAGSFGFRKVTAQFVSHSATSTISGTVAHSASSGWRRHAQAQRWWAGLSVASELQARTLIELTASFTANRFNIPGPLSWEEFLQDPEAANAVYLEQRARRENLIAHLTVTLSHSPTPSQRLQLSTFVQPKFLTRSERGTYREFSRVMTGGSLLYHPTWHLSPTATLLLTIGGDVALQDGPALFYKLTADGGRDSVLRQNKREAALNAGTFARALFLLGPWQFWLGLRSDWLAYRLIDALRPSLSDYKLFRAILPSGGIGYRLSEHHSVYAHVSSGWEVPAYNEVDPPPTAASRGINPDLKPMRSWTVEVGSRHMFRPAQQSFLQDIRADFALYWIDSRNEIVPYGGGRFYVNAARSQRMGVEVQVTLGLRGGLTLQAVATLASMRYRSYVVDSSYFGIQRQVDFSNNRIAGVPAVQGGFHAEYTLPWLPIRLGVELSYVGPMYADDANEVRVPDYALWNVSIRSERSWSIAGIAVSPWAELRNLANRRYVGSVYVNPDRDSRGRPLFAELGMPRAITVGLQVNTAR; encoded by the coding sequence ATGAGGCTCAGCACAGTAGGACCAATCGTAGCAGTCAGCTTAGCAGCTACTGCTGCTGACACAACGTATGTATTTCCCCCCACGACAGTCACCGCCTTGCGGACCACCCAACTACCCCTGGTTGCACCCTACGCACAGACCTACCGTACGGCGGAGGACTGGGACTCACGGCGTAGCTACGGCGTTGAGGAAGCTCTGAGACGGATTCCTGGGCTCTTCGTCCAAGACCGAGCAGGCACAGGCGATCTGCGGATCGTTGTCCGCGGATTCGGTGCGCGGGGAGCTGGAGACCGCTCTAACAACGGCACAACCCGTGGCGTTCGCATCCTCTTAGACGGAGTGCCCCTGACAGAGCCCGATGGGCGCACGGCATTGGACCTACTGGAGCCTACAGTGATTGCGGAAGTGGACATCCTCCGGTCCAACAGTACCCTCTTGTGGGGCAACGCGAGCGGAGGTGTCATTGCCTTTCGGACCATCCCGCTACTCACAGCGCCACCATTGACACTCTCTGCAAGCGCCGGAAGCTTTGGGTTCCGAAAGGTCACCGCCCAGTTCGTCTCCCACTCGGCTACGAGCACTATCAGCGGCACCGTGGCTCACTCTGCCTCCAGCGGATGGCGCCGCCATGCCCAAGCACAGCGCTGGTGGGCTGGCTTGTCAGTAGCTTCAGAGCTACAGGCCAGGACTCTAATAGAGCTCACAGCCTCCTTCACCGCTAACCGCTTCAATATCCCTGGCCCACTGAGCTGGGAAGAGTTCCTCCAGGACCCAGAAGCAGCCAACGCGGTGTATCTCGAGCAACGGGCACGGCGTGAAAACCTGATTGCCCACCTTACCGTAACCCTCAGCCACTCCCCTACCCCAAGCCAGCGATTACAGCTCAGCACCTTCGTCCAGCCGAAGTTCTTAACCCGCTCTGAGCGAGGGACCTACCGCGAGTTCTCCCGTGTCATGACTGGCGGTAGTCTCCTCTATCACCCCACGTGGCACTTATCCCCGACGGCAACACTCCTTTTGACCATAGGCGGAGATGTAGCACTCCAAGATGGGCCGGCACTCTTCTACAAGCTCACTGCCGATGGGGGACGTGACAGTGTCCTACGGCAGAACAAGCGAGAGGCTGCTCTCAACGCCGGCACCTTCGCCCGTGCCCTCTTCCTATTGGGCCCCTGGCAGTTCTGGCTAGGTCTTCGAAGCGACTGGCTGGCCTACCGACTCATTGACGCCCTCCGCCCCTCACTCTCGGACTACAAGCTCTTCCGCGCCATCCTACCCAGTGGAGGCATAGGATATCGCCTCTCCGAGCATCACAGTGTCTACGCCCATGTCAGCTCCGGCTGGGAAGTTCCTGCTTACAACGAAGTAGACCCTCCCCCAACGGCGGCTTCTCGGGGCATCAATCCAGACTTGAAGCCGATGCGGTCCTGGACTGTGGAAGTAGGGAGCCGGCACATGTTCCGTCCCGCCCAGCAGAGCTTTCTCCAGGACATACGTGCCGACTTCGCACTCTACTGGATTGACAGCCGCAACGAGATCGTACCCTACGGCGGTGGACGCTTCTACGTGAATGCCGCCCGCAGCCAACGCATGGGGGTGGAAGTACAAGTAACGCTCGGTCTCCGCGGTGGGCTAACGCTCCAAGCAGTAGCCACCTTAGCGAGCATGCGGTACCGGTCCTACGTCGTTGACTCCTCGTACTTCGGCATCCAACGCCAGGTAGATTTCAGCAACAACCGCATCGCCGGCGTCCCTGCGGTTCAAGGCGGATTCCATGCAGAGTACACCCTACCCTGGCTTCCCATTCGGCTTGGAGTAGAGCTGAGCTACGTCGGCCCGATGTATGCCGACGATGCCAACGAGGTCCGGGTCCCGGACTACGCACTCTGGAATGTTAGCATTCGCTCGGAGCGCTCCTGGTCGATCGCTGGAATTGCCGTGAGCCCTTGGGCAGAGCTGCGAAACTTGGCGAACCGGCGGTACGTAGGCTCCGTCTACGTCAATCCCGATCGTGACAGTCGAGGCCGTCCACTCTTTGCAGAGCTAGGTATGCCCAGAGCGATCACCGTGGGGCTCCAGGTCAACACCGCTCGGTAG
- the der gene encoding ribosome biogenesis GTPase Der, with product MSLVAIVGRPNVGKSTLFNRLIRERRAIVEATPGVTRDRLYAPAEWAGRHFTVIDTGGWIPESDDLIAQAVREQTALAIEEADAIVFVVDAREGMTPIDQELAALLRAAQKPVFIAVNKCDTAEWDAMAAEFYQLGLGNPYPIAAASGRSLGELLDALVAALPEGSPAEPDIRVKLAILGRPNVGKSSLVNALLGRQQVIVTPIPGTTRDAVDTVVRYNGEEFLLIDTAGLRRRSRIQENVELYSVVRTLRALERCDVAAVVVDAYEGLREQDKRIVADVVEARKGVFLVFNKWDLVEKDAKTADWYVERVREELPGLLYIPVLFVSALTRQRVTKILELAKRISERRRQRISTSQLNRTLLPVIERTPPPAVQGKEIRINYVTQVRTEPPVFVFFCNHPDLIPDSYKRFLEGTLREHFDFEGVPISFLFRRKNVPYTLQA from the coding sequence ATGAGCCTTGTGGCGATTGTAGGGCGGCCAAACGTTGGGAAGTCTACTCTCTTCAATCGGCTCATCCGAGAGCGGCGGGCGATTGTGGAGGCGACCCCTGGGGTTACGCGGGACCGGCTCTATGCGCCTGCAGAGTGGGCTGGCAGGCATTTCACGGTCATCGATACTGGCGGTTGGATCCCCGAGAGCGATGATCTTATTGCCCAGGCCGTGCGGGAGCAGACGGCACTAGCCATCGAAGAGGCCGATGCAATTGTCTTCGTCGTAGACGCCCGTGAGGGGATGACCCCGATTGACCAAGAGCTGGCGGCTCTTCTGAGGGCGGCTCAGAAGCCTGTCTTCATTGCCGTCAACAAGTGCGATACGGCCGAGTGGGATGCGATGGCAGCAGAGTTCTACCAACTCGGCCTTGGGAATCCTTACCCCATCGCAGCAGCTAGCGGACGCAGTCTGGGGGAGCTCTTGGACGCTCTCGTCGCTGCCCTGCCGGAGGGGAGTCCTGCAGAGCCTGACATTCGCGTAAAGTTGGCCATCCTTGGGCGTCCTAACGTTGGTAAGTCGAGCCTCGTCAACGCGCTGTTGGGACGCCAGCAGGTCATCGTTACACCAATTCCGGGCACGACGCGTGATGCGGTCGACACCGTCGTCCGCTACAACGGTGAAGAATTCCTCCTCATCGATACGGCCGGGCTGCGCCGACGGAGTCGTATCCAGGAGAACGTGGAGCTTTACAGTGTTGTGCGCACTCTTCGGGCCCTAGAGCGCTGCGACGTGGCGGCTGTCGTTGTGGACGCGTATGAGGGGCTGCGCGAACAGGACAAACGGATCGTCGCGGATGTCGTGGAGGCCCGCAAAGGGGTCTTCCTGGTCTTCAACAAGTGGGACTTGGTAGAAAAGGACGCCAAGACGGCCGACTGGTACGTGGAGCGAGTACGTGAGGAGCTTCCCGGGCTGCTGTATATCCCTGTGCTGTTCGTCTCAGCGCTCACTCGGCAGCGGGTGACGAAAATTCTAGAGCTTGCCAAGCGGATCAGCGAGCGCCGTCGGCAGCGAATCTCGACTTCGCAGCTCAACCGTACACTTCTCCCAGTCATCGAGCGAACACCTCCGCCAGCAGTGCAGGGGAAAGAGATCCGCATCAACTACGTCACACAGGTGCGTACGGAGCCGCCGGTGTTCGTGTTCTTCTGCAATCACCCCGACCTCATCCCCGACTCATACAAGCGCTTCCTGGAAGGGACCCTGCGAGAGCACTTCGATTTTGAGGGGGTGCCTATCTCCTTCCTCTTCCGGCGCAAGAATGTTCCGTATACCCTACAGGCGTAG